From a single Osmerus mordax isolate fOsmMor3 chromosome 14, fOsmMor3.pri, whole genome shotgun sequence genomic region:
- the LOC136956400 gene encoding integumentary mucin C.1-like, with protein sequence MAQQQQQLLLQLLLQQPQMAQQQPQHCSYNNNNHSQCCNHRCPINNNNSTNINRYAPLTTTTAPTTTTAASTTTTAVTTTTTAAPTTTTASAGTTTAAPETTTAAPTTSTAAPTTTTASAATTAVQSTTTTAPTSTDVPTTTTAAPTTTTAAPTSTDVPITTTAAPTTTTASAATTTAVPETTTAAPTAASTTTTNGPATTTTVPTSADVPTTTTADPTTTTAAPTTTTAAATTTLPAAIPTTAAPTTTTGASTTTTLALTSTDGPTTTTATPTTTTAVSSTTTAVPTATTAAATTTLAAAIPTTAAPTTTTGASTTTTAAATTTTAVSTTATAAPTTSTPIPTTTTAFPTTTTAAPTTTTASAATTTDVPTTTTASPTTTTAILTTNTAAATPTTAASTTTTAAPSTTTAASTTTTAAPTTTAASTTTTVAPTTITAAPTTTAAATTTTAASPTTTAVPTTTTAAPTETLAAPTANIAAATTTTCHSKHSCTYINYSCSNNTNGCFNSNHYWCNNNHNLFDNNDSSSYYIHSCFYNKNNSWCHYNHRHYNINHWYYYNYSSSYNKNISPYNNNSCFFINHSGSHNNRCLKNNNRCHKNNSRYHSNNGHRWNNNHKHCHKNNICHKDNSW encoded by the exons ctgctcctacaacaacaacaaccacagccagTGTTGCAATCACAGATGtcccatcaacaacaacaacagcaccaacatcaacagat ATGCACCTTTAACAACTACCactgctcctacaacaaccacagctgcttctacaacaaccacagcggttactacaacaaccacagctgctcctacaacaaccacagctagtGCCggaacaaccacagctgccccagaaacaacaacagctgctcctacaacatccacagctgctcctacaacaaccacagctagtGCCGCAACCACAGCTGTCCaatcaacaaccacaacagcaccaacatcaacagatgttcctacaacaaccacagcggcTCCTACAACcaccacagcagctccaacatcaacagatgtTCCTATAACAACCACtgctgctcctacaacaaccacagcgaGTGccgcaacaaccacagctgtcccagaaacaacaacagctgctcctacagctgcttctacaacaaccacaaatggcccagcaacaaccacaacagtgccAACATCAGCAGAtgttcctacaacaaccactgctgatcctacaacaaccacagctgctcctacaacaaccacagctgctgctaCAACAACCTTACCTGCTGCCAtaccaaccacagctgctcctacaacaaccactggTGCTTCTACAACAACCACTTTAGCTCTTACATCAACAGATggtcctacaacaaccactgctactcctacaacaaccacagctgtctcatcaacaaccacagctgtacctacagcaaccacagctgctgctaCCACAACCTTAGCTGCTGCCAtaccaaccacagctgctcctacaacaaccactggtgcttctacaacaaccacagctgctgcaacaacaaccacagctgtttcTACAAcagccacagctgctcctacaacaaGTACACCTattcctacaacaaccactgcttttcctacaacaaccactgctgctcctacaacaaccacagcaagTGCTGCAACAACCACAGATGTTCCTACAACAACTACTGCttctcctacaacaaccacagctattCTTACAACAAACACGGCTGCTGCAACAccaaccacagctgcttctacaacaaccacagctgctccttcaacaaccacagctgcttctacaacaaccacagctgctcctacaaccacagctgcttctacaacaaccacagttgCTCCTACAACcatcacagctgctcctacaaccacagctgctgcaacaacaaccacagctgcttctcCAACAACTACAGCtgttcctacaacaaccacagctgctcctacagaaACCTTAGCTGCTCCTACAGCAAACATAGCTGCTgctacaactaccaca tgCCACAGCAAGCACAGCTGCACTTATATcaactacagctgctccaacaacaCCAACGGTTGCTTTAACAGCAACCATTACTGgtgcaacaacaaccacaacctcTTCGACAACAACGACAGCAGTTCCTACTACATCCACAGCTGCTTCTACAACAAGAACAACAGCTGgtgccactacaaccacagacacTACAACATCAACCACTGGTACTACTACAACTACAGCTCTTCCTACAACAAGAACATCTCACCCTACAATAACAACAGTTGCTTCTTCATCAACCACAGTGGTTCCCACAACAACAGGTGTCTCAAAAACAACAACCGGTGCCACAAAAACAACAGCCGGTATCACAGCAACAATGGCCACAGGTGGAACAACAATCACAAACACTGTCACAAAAACAACATCTGTCACAAAGACAACAGCTGGTAA